The nucleotide window TTTTAATTATTTATTAAATTATTAAATCTTTTTGAGCAGACTTTTTCGAATGCCAGTGGAGAGGATTTATAAGTCTCCTCCAGAAGAGATTAAAGCGACTGAAGTAGAGCGGAACTATTTGTCAATGGAACACACAAGTAACAGTTCAGGATTTTATTTCGGGATAATGCGAATGATTCTATTTCGAAATAATAACTTAAAATAAGAAATCGACGAAGTAAACGACTCTCCTTAGCGAAAGTACGGACGAGTCTTTAAACAGAAATTAATACCGCCATGCTTCTTTGCAACTACACCGCGGACAATGCAGTTAATAAAAAAAGACTTAAGCCTGGTGGGATACCAAACTTAAGTCTTTTTAATTTTACGTAATTCCATTTTTATCTGTGTTTAACATCCATCTTGGTGCTTAATAAGGGTCTGCCTCATGGCTTTTCTTCACTGCATCTTTTGTTGCCTCATTGGCAGCGGTTGTACCTTGACCGTATTTAGAAATCCCTGACTCTCGGCCCGGTAGTTTCCCTTCTTTGGCAAGCTTTTCAATTTCTTTCATTTTCATTTCAGTCGCTTCCTTCACACGGCGGCCGTAATCTTCATCAGCCTGTGTAAAGTGATCAAACATTGCTTCTTGAATACGCTTGTCACAGATTGCCAAAGCATCCGATAAGTTATTAATAAGCTCATCACGTTCCCAGTCTTCAAAATTGCGGTATGTTTCACCTGCTTGACCATAGTTATTCGGACGATCAATTGGCTCACTCATTAATGCCGCATTATAGGACGGCTGATGTGGCGGATATGCTTTATCCCCTGCATCACGGTAGCCACCAATCATTGACGGCTCATAATTGATATGCGGGTTGTCACCGGATTCTTTCGGGTCACGTGTATCCATTTGGCCGCGCTGCTGATTTGTACGAACCGGTACCTTTGGTGCGTTTACCGGCAATTTCAGATAGTTTGAGCCTACACGGTAACGTTGCGTATCTGAGTATGAGAATGTACGTCCCTGCAGCATTTTATCATCCGAAAAGTCCATACCGTCTACTAGAACACCAGTACCGAATGCAGCCTGCTCGATTTCTGCATGGAAGTCTTCCGGATTACGGTTAAGTACCATGCGACCTACAGGAAGCCATGGGAATTTATCTTCCGGCCAAAGTTTTGTATCATCAAGTGGGTCAAAATCCAGTTCCGGATGATAGTCATCCTCCATAATTTGCACGAACAGCTCCCACTCCGGATACTCTCCACGTTCAATTGCTTCATATAAATCCTGTGTAGCATGCCCTACGTTTGTCGCCTGAATGGAATTTGCCTCATCTTGTGTCAAATTGCGGATACCCTGTTTTGGCTCCCAGTGATACTTCACAAGCACTGCTTTCCCTTCTTCATTCACCCATTTATATGTGTTAACCCCTGAACCCTGCATATGGCGGTAAGTTGCCGGGATGCCCCAAGGTGAAAACAGGAACGTAATCATATGCGTCGCTTCCGGTGAACGTGAAACAAAGTCAAACATACGTTGTGGATTCGGTACGTTTGAAGCCGGATCTGCTTTAAAAGCATGAATCATATCAGGGAACTTCATCGCATCACGAATAAAGAAAATTTTTAGATTGTTACCTACTAGATCCCAGTTACCATCTTCCGTATACATTTTCACTGCAAACCCGCGCGGATCGCGTGCAGTCTCCGGTGAATCTTTTGCACCTGCTACTGTAGAAAAACGCACCATAAGCGGTGTTTGTTTGCCGGCACCAGAAAAGACTTTTGCACGGGTATATTTTTCTACAGGCTCATCTCCAACTTTACCGTAAGTTTCAAAATAACCGAACGCACCTGAACCACGTGCATGTACAACTCGTTCAGGTACCTCTTCACGGTCGAAGTGTGAAATTTTTTCGATGAAATGGTAATTTTCCAAAGTCGCTGGACCACGGTTACCTACTGTACGGATATTCTGGTTGTCTCTTACTGGATGCCCTTGGCGCGTAGTTAGAACTTCACGTTCCCCATCCTCTTTTTTAGCAACATGTTTGTCTTTGTTTTCTGCCATATTAAAACCTCCTAAATAAATACTTCACTTATAAGCACTGATAAAAATATTACAACACTATGCTTTATACCCGATTTTCTCTGTATATATTCAAAGATTGGAAAATTATCCTGTGTATATTCTGATTTGATAATTAATGGGGGAAGTTTTATTCATTTCAATGAAGCGTTACTAAAGCAGTATTTAAAATTCATTCGACAAGGTTGCGGAATGCTGGTTCGTGATTTGTCGAGGCCATCAATTTTAAAAGCCCGCAAACGCAATGTTCACGGGCCTTTCAATGATCAGTCAACGGGTTAATAATAGCTTCATTTTTGCAAAGCTCTCTATTACCCGCTTTATAAATAGAAGTGTACCGAAAGCAGGTACTTATATGCGTCTGCCTCCTATAATTCAATCAGATTATGTTTAATTACAAATTCAACGAGTTCACTTTTTTTACTGACATTCAATTTATTGAATATCCTTGTTTTATGTGTGTCTACTGTTTTTATACTGATCAGTAGTTCACCTG belongs to Solibacillus sp. FSL W7-1436 and includes:
- a CDS encoding catalase, which produces MAENKDKHVAKKEDGEREVLTTRQGHPVRDNQNIRTVGNRGPATLENYHFIEKISHFDREEVPERVVHARGSGAFGYFETYGKVGDEPVEKYTRAKVFSGAGKQTPLMVRFSTVAGAKDSPETARDPRGFAVKMYTEDGNWDLVGNNLKIFFIRDAMKFPDMIHAFKADPASNVPNPQRMFDFVSRSPEATHMITFLFSPWGIPATYRHMQGSGVNTYKWVNEEGKAVLVKYHWEPKQGIRNLTQDEANSIQATNVGHATQDLYEAIERGEYPEWELFVQIMEDDYHPELDFDPLDDTKLWPEDKFPWLPVGRMVLNRNPEDFHAEIEQAAFGTGVLVDGMDFSDDKMLQGRTFSYSDTQRYRVGSNYLKLPVNAPKVPVRTNQQRGQMDTRDPKESGDNPHINYEPSMIGGYRDAGDKAYPPHQPSYNAALMSEPIDRPNNYGQAGETYRNFEDWERDELINNLSDALAICDKRIQEAMFDHFTQADEDYGRRVKEATEMKMKEIEKLAKEGKLPGRESGISKYGQGTTAANEATKDAVKKSHEADPY